From a region of the Halodesulfovibrio sp. genome:
- a CDS encoding chemotaxis protein CheW — translation MNEPQKKQDDELMQLVTFSIGEEEFGVDILKVQEIIRTMEITKVPKAPDFVEGVINLRGKVIPIIDLRRRFGLSSKEHDKHTRIIVIEINNMIVGFVVDSVSEVLRIPASTVEPPPAVVAGMESEYISGVGKLQDRLLILLDLDRLLSNEDLDVLGQM, via the coding sequence GCTGATGCAACTAGTCACCTTTAGTATAGGTGAAGAGGAATTTGGTGTTGATATTCTGAAAGTTCAGGAAATTATCCGAACTATGGAAATCACCAAAGTGCCAAAAGCTCCAGATTTTGTTGAAGGGGTAATCAACCTTCGAGGAAAAGTGATTCCAATCATTGACCTTAGAAGGCGTTTTGGTCTTAGCTCCAAAGAGCATGACAAACACACCCGAATTATTGTAATCGAGATCAACAATATGATTGTCGGGTTTGTTGTTGATTCCGTGTCTGAAGTTCTGCGAATTCCAGCAAGCACGGTGGAACCACCTCCGGCTGTAGTTGCAGGTATGGAGTCTGAGTACATCAGTGGTGTTGGTAAGCTTCAGGATCGTTTGCTTATTTTGCTTGATCTTGATCGTTTGCTTTCTAATGAAGATCTTGATGTCCTC